Proteins encoded in a region of the Nicotiana tomentosiformis chromosome 9, ASM39032v3, whole genome shotgun sequence genome:
- the LOC104099080 gene encoding uncharacterized protein, with translation MLTASTMDVAVIGSILPLAYAVVDSENDASWKWLFEQFKHAYSENPNMCVVSDQNESILKETFIVYTDMSNYACMWHIWTNIRSKFQKGHLKLSELYFATARSYTLDEFNERMSKIEEIDTRVKAYLYDIGYDKWFRVHATVNRMWTMISNIAESLNAVTKDAKELPIVELLEYIRTLPERWTNEKLLKAKGTFTYLGKKIQQRVGGQHDIIAEDESKLYPVTSDQ, from the coding sequence CATATTACCACTAGCATACGCTGTTGTCGATTCAGAAAACGATGCATCATGGAAGTGGTTGTTTGAGCAATTCAAACATGCGtatagtgaaaacccaaatatgTGTGTTGTTTCGGATCAGAATGAGAGTATCTTGAAGGAAACATTTATTGTTTATACCGACATGTCAAATTATGCTTGCATGTGGCATATTTGGACAAATATAAGGTCAAAATTCCAAAAGGGCCATCTAAAGTTAAGTGAATTGTACTTTGCCACGGCAAGATCATACACGCTTGATGAATTTAATGAAAGAATGTCAAAGATTGAAGAGATCGACACGCGTGTTAAAGCATACCTATACGATATTGGCTATGACAAATGGTTTCGGGTACATGCTACGGTGAACAGAATGTGGACGATGATATCAAACATTGCAGAGTCATTGAATGCGGTAACAAAAGATGCCAAAGAGCTGCCCATAGTAGAACTATTAGAATACATAAGGACTCTTCCTGAACGTTGGACTAATGAAAAGTTATTGAAAGCAAAGGGTACATTTACATACCTTGGtaaaaaaatacaacaaagagtTGGAGGACAACATGACATTATCGCAGAAGATGAGAGCAAGCTATATCCAGTAACATCAGATCAATGA